Genomic segment of Helicobacteraceae bacterium:
GCCGAAGGCGTGCGCCTATTAGCGATTAACGGCGTGGAGCCTACGATCGAGAATATACAAAACGGATCGTATCCGCTAATCGAAGAGTTTTATATCGTCGGCAAAAAGAACGATATAAGCCAAAACGCGCAAAAACTGATCGATTGGTTTTTAAGCGATCAAGGGCAAGCGCTAATCAAAGACGAGGGCTATACGCCAATTAGATAATATAGATCGTAGCAAGCCGATTTATCGGTTGTATATGTTAAGCGCCGTTTAGTTTGTTGCGCGGCAAACGGATTATCAAACGCGCGCGCGAGCTTGCCAAAGGGCGCGCAGGTTTATATAAAGAGCGAGAGAGCGGCTAAAAAGCGCGAAAACATTCGCGCAAATTCGCCGAATAAAACTTGTTATACGCCCGTCGCGCCCAAAAACGCCGTCGCAAATTTGGCAAACGCTAAGCTCTATTTATTAGAATACGGTTTATGAAAAAAGAAGACGATCGTTTCAAAATTGCGATTATCGGAGCCGGCAAAGTGGGCATGACCGCCGCTTACGCCCTGTTGCTTGGCGGCGGTTTTCACGAGATCGCGCTTTACGGACGCGACAAGCGCAAACTGCTAGGCGAAAAACTCGATCTCGAACACGCTACGGCGCTTTCGCATAAAACCGCGATCTCTATCGCCGACGATCCCGCCGAACTTACCAATACGGATATTTTTATATTTTGCGCGGGCGCGGCGCAAGCGATCGGCGAAACGCGTTTGCAGCTTGCCGCGAAAAATCTTAAAATCGTGGACGATCTAACGCCTAAACTGCTAAACGCCTCGCCCGAAGCGATTTTGCTGATGGTTACAAACCCCGTCGATCTGCTTACTTTGCGCGCGAGAGAGATTAACCATTCGCGCGAAGGGCGGATTTTTGGTAGCGGAACGCTACTCGATACGGCGCGGTTTCGCTTTCATTTGAGCGAATTTTTGCCCGTGCATCCGCGATCGATTCACGCCTATGTGCTTGGCGAACACGGCGATCACAGCTTTCCCGTCATTTCAAGCGCGAATATCGGCGGACAGCCGCTGACGAGTTTTAGCGAGTTTTCGCGCGAAAAGGCGCTAGAAGCGTATTATAAGGCGCGAGACGCGGCGAGCGCGATTATCGAAAGCAAAGGCGCGACCTATTACGGAATCGGCGCGAGCATAGCGAAAATCGCCCGATCGATTATCGCGAACGGGCAGTCCGTCTTAACGCTAAGCGCCGTTATAGACGGCTATTACGGGCAGAGCGGCATGGCGCTCTCCGTGCCGTGCGTGCTGGGCAGAAACGGGATCGAAAGGATCATTAAGGTTTCGCTTGACGAGGGCGAACAAGCGGGTCTAAAAAACTGCGTAACGGCGCTAAAAGAGGCGTATTTCTCAAGCAAGCCCCAATAATGCGAAACGGCGTCGGCGAAAACCTTTCGGGTAAATTTAGAAAAACAGGGAGTTAAGCGCGCCGTAAGCCTTCATAAACTCGTTTTTAAACACAAGCGCGAACGAGCCGCACGTCATAACCAAAACGATTAGCGCCAGCAGTATCCGCGCGGGCATTCCAACCACCAGCAGGTTAAAGCTCGGCACCGTTTTCATAATCATTCCGAAAGCTATGTCCGAAAGCAGCGAAAGAGCCAAAATTGGAAAAGCGATCGTCGTTCCCAGCACAAAAAGCCAGCCCAACCCTTTGATCGCGTAGTAAAGATAGTCGTAGCCGAAAACAAACCCGCCAAGCGGCGCGGCAAAAAGCGATTTAGCTAGAAAAAATAAGATCAGATGATGCCCGTCGAACGCCAAAAATAGCAGAATCGCCGTTAAATATAAAAATTGCGCGATCACCGTGCTAGTAGCTTCGCTCTGCGGGTCAATCGCGCTCGCCATTGAAAAGCTCATCGCAAAGCTGATCTGCTCCCCCGCGTATTGCACGGCGCTAAATATAAGATTCAACGTAAAACCGGCGGCAAAGCCAAAAGCGATCTCGCCGATAACCGCCAACAATACGCTCGCGCCGCTTAGCTCGAAATTAAGCGCGGGTAAAAGCGGATAAAAAGAAACGGCGATCAAAAAGGCTATCGCGGCTTTGACGGTAGGATAGATCGACGCGGACGAAAAAAACGGAAAAAAGATAAAAATCGCGCCTATTCTTATAAACAGCAGAACGAAATTGACCACCCTCTCTTCGGTAAAGAAAAAGGCGAAATCGGTCATTGCTCTATCAACGCCCCGTTTTCAAGGCGATAGCGACGATCGGCTTTTTTCGCCAGCGCCTCGTCGTGAGTGACGATGAAAAACGCGCACTGGTTATCGCGCGCGTAGTCGAACAGAATATCCGCCGCTTCGCTCGCCGTTTTGCGATCAAGATTACCCGTCGGCTCGTCGGCAAACAGCAGTTTAGGCTTTTTGGTAAGCACGCGGGCAATTGAAAGACGCTGTTGCTGACCGCCCGATAAACTAGCGGAATCTTGATCTAAAATATGCGATATGCCCAAGCTGTCCAACAGCGTCAAATCGATCTGCGTTTCGCGAAGCAAAGCCGCCACTTGTAGATTTTCTCGCGCCGAAAAACCTCTGAACAGATAGTGTTGCTGAAAAATTAAGCCGATCGTTTCGCGCCGCAATTTGGCAAGCTCGGCGGGTTTAAGCGCGTAAATGTCTCTGCCAAAAGCCTCCGCCCTGCCCGATAGCGGCTTCAGAAACGACGATAGAATATGTAAAAGCGTGCTTTTTCCGCTCCCGCTTACGCCAAGCACGGCAAGGCTTTCGCCGCCTTTAATCTCTAGACAAACCTCTCTGAACAGCGGGTATTCAAACGAGTGCGCGATATTTTCGGCTTTAAGTAGAGTCGTTGATTTGTTCATAACGACGGCATTGTATAGCATTATTATTTATTGCGCGAAAAAAGGCTCGTCTATTTTTCACGCAATATTCACAGAGTTTATTTGATAATCTTAACTAAGCGTATAAGGATATATACAATGGTTAGATTTTTGCGAATCTTGCTGCTGATAGCGCCGA
This window contains:
- a CDS encoding phosphate ABC transporter substrate-binding protein, PhoT family, with the translated sequence AEGVRLLAINGVEPTIENIQNGSYPLIEEFYIVGKKNDISQNAQKLIDWFLSDQGQALIKDEGYTPIR
- a CDS encoding L-lactate dehydrogenase, with protein sequence MKKEDDRFKIAIIGAGKVGMTAAYALLLGGGFHEIALYGRDKRKLLGEKLDLEHATALSHKTAISIADDPAELTNTDIFIFCAGAAQAIGETRLQLAAKNLKIVDDLTPKLLNASPEAILLMVTNPVDLLTLRAREINHSREGRIFGSGTLLDTARFRFHLSEFLPVHPRSIHAYVLGEHGDHSFPVISSANIGGQPLTSFSEFSREKALEAYYKARDAASAIIESKGATYYGIGASIAKIARSIIANGQSVLTLSAVIDGYYGQSGMALSVPCVLGRNGIERIIKVSLDEGEQAGLKNCVTALKEAYFSSKPQ
- the fliR gene encoding flagellar type III secretion system protein FliR, producing the protein MTDFAFFFTEERVVNFVLLFIRIGAIFIFFPFFSSASIYPTVKAAIAFLIAVSFYPLLPALNFELSGASVLLAVIGEIAFGFAAGFTLNLIFSAVQYAGEQISFAMSFSMASAIDPQSEATSTVIAQFLYLTAILLFLAFDGHHLILFFLAKSLFAAPLGGFVFGYDYLYYAIKGLGWLFVLGTTIAFPILALSLLSDIAFGMIMKTVPSFNLLVVGMPARILLALIVLVMTCGSFALVFKNEFMKAYGALNSLFF
- a CDS encoding ABC transporter ATP-binding protein: MNKSTTLLKAENIAHSFEYPLFREVCLEIKGGESLAVLGVSGSGKSTLLHILSSFLKPLSGRAEAFGRDIYALKPAELAKLRRETIGLIFQQHYLFRGFSARENLQVAALLRETQIDLTLLDSLGISHILDQDSASLSGGQQQRLSIARVLTKKPKLLFADEPTGNLDRKTASEAADILFDYARDNQCAFFIVTHDEALAKKADRRYRLENGALIEQ